The Kroppenstedtia pulmonis genome has a segment encoding these proteins:
- the queA gene encoding tRNA preQ1(34) S-adenosylmethionine ribosyltransferase-isomerase QueA, which yields MDVSLFDFNLPENLIAQSPAENRIGSRLMVVDRQSEEVLHHQFADFPRFLQPGDVLVINDTRVRPARLRGRKQETGARIELLLLKPLGEDRWETLVKPAKRLKPGTRLEFGQGQLSAVAEEKEEIAGGWIVRLEYEEQDFEKLLQELGEMPLPPYIREDLKEPERYQTVYSRHLGSAAAPTAGLHFTSELLKEIEDMGVEVAPVTLHVGLGTFRPVAAKRVEEHQMHAEYYQVGKSSAACIQKAKQEGRRIIAVGTTSVRTLEAVACRYGEIRPCSGWTDIYIYPGYSFKIVDALLTNFHLPQSSLLMLVSAFASRETILRAYKEAVNNQYRFFSFGDAMFII from the coding sequence ATGGATGTATCATTATTTGATTTTAACCTGCCGGAGAATCTGATTGCCCAATCTCCTGCCGAAAACCGAATAGGTTCCCGATTAATGGTGGTTGATCGGCAAAGTGAAGAGGTGTTGCACCATCAGTTTGCTGACTTCCCCCGCTTTTTGCAACCAGGAGATGTACTCGTCATCAATGATACTCGCGTTCGCCCGGCCCGGTTAAGGGGTCGGAAACAAGAGACGGGAGCCCGGATTGAACTGTTGTTGTTAAAGCCTTTGGGAGAGGATCGGTGGGAAACGCTGGTTAAGCCTGCCAAACGATTAAAACCGGGAACCCGGCTGGAGTTTGGGCAGGGGCAATTATCGGCAGTGGCGGAGGAAAAGGAGGAAATAGCCGGGGGATGGATTGTCAGATTGGAGTATGAAGAACAGGACTTTGAAAAGCTGTTACAGGAGTTGGGAGAAATGCCCCTGCCGCCATATATCAGGGAAGATCTGAAGGAACCGGAGCGTTATCAGACCGTTTATTCCCGTCATTTAGGTTCAGCTGCGGCTCCCACCGCCGGACTTCATTTTACATCGGAACTGCTGAAGGAGATTGAAGACATGGGGGTGGAAGTCGCTCCTGTTACTCTCCATGTGGGATTGGGAACCTTTCGTCCGGTTGCTGCAAAACGAGTGGAAGAACATCAGATGCATGCTGAATATTATCAAGTCGGAAAGAGCAGCGCCGCTTGTATTCAAAAGGCGAAGCAGGAAGGACGACGGATCATCGCGGTGGGAACCACCTCCGTTCGGACTTTGGAGGCGGTGGCCTGTCGCTACGGAGAGATTCGACCCTGCAGTGGCTGGACGGATATCTATATTTATCCGGGTTACTCTTTTAAAATAGTCGATGCCCTTTTGACGAACTTTCATCTGCCCCAATCGTCTCTGCTCATGTTGGTCAGTGCTTTCGCTTCCCGGGAGACAATATTGCGTGCATACAAGGAAGCTGTCAACAATCAGTACCGCTTTTTCAGTTTCGGAGATGCCATGTTTATTATATAA
- a CDS encoding MFS transporter, giving the protein MIFSLFALSLVFVGYNYTTHPILLALLSITNGLCGSFFDPVSKALMADVTDKDRRARIFSFNYLAINVGHAVGPLLGAYAGLSGSIKPFLATALVYFIYPIVLQILLNRFGIKKIEEKLSEESTFKGAFKILVKDRALRWFVLGAIFSVTVHGQISVTLSQHLERSIPDAIWLFSVLLSVNSLVIILGQIPLNQWLEKKEPFLKIVWGSILLTFGTVGFALSSNWSLYIVSMIVFTIGEILIVPTEYVLIDQITPEDMRGTYYGVITFSNLGNFLGPWVGSTVLGSFGGTAMFLMFSLIALVGIIFYWRGQVFYRIRLQEEKRVKVI; this is encoded by the coding sequence ATGATCTTTTCACTGTTTGCATTGTCTTTGGTTTTCGTTGGTTATAACTATACTACACATCCGATTCTATTGGCGTTGCTTTCGATTACAAATGGCTTGTGTGGATCGTTTTTTGACCCTGTGTCAAAGGCGCTAATGGCAGATGTAACTGACAAGGACCGAAGGGCTCGTATCTTTTCTTTCAATTACTTGGCTATTAATGTAGGACATGCAGTTGGTCCTCTGCTTGGTGCATATGCTGGCTTGTCAGGTAGTATAAAACCTTTTTTGGCCACTGCTTTGGTTTATTTTATTTATCCAATTGTCCTTCAAATTTTGTTAAATCGATTTGGTATAAAGAAAATTGAAGAGAAACTGTCAGAAGAATCTACCTTTAAAGGCGCGTTCAAAATATTAGTAAAGGATCGGGCATTACGATGGTTTGTCTTGGGGGCGATCTTTAGTGTTACAGTTCACGGACAAATATCCGTCACTCTGTCCCAACATTTAGAACGAAGCATTCCGGATGCAATTTGGTTATTCTCCGTTTTGCTCAGTGTTAACTCTTTGGTGATCATATTAGGGCAGATCCCGCTAAACCAGTGGTTAGAGAAGAAGGAACCTTTTTTAAAAATTGTGTGGGGAAGTATTCTACTCACATTTGGAACAGTCGGGTTTGCTTTATCCTCTAACTGGAGTTTGTATATTGTTTCTATGATTGTGTTTACAATCGGTGAGATTTTGATCGTTCCTACGGAGTATGTATTGATTGATCAAATCACACCAGAAGATATGCGAGGTACATACTATGGTGTGATTACATTCTCCAACCTTGGTAATTTTCTTGGTCCCTGGGTAGGAAGTACGGTACTTGGCTCTTTTGGAGGAACAGCGATGTTTCTAATGTTTAGCCTGATTGCACTAGTAGGTATCATTTTTTATTGGAGAGGACAAGTTTTTTATCGTATAAGGTTGCAAGAAGAAAAAAGGGTGAAAGTAATATGA
- the tgt gene encoding tRNA guanosine(34) transglycosylase Tgt, with protein sequence MAIRYELLKTCKQSGARLGRLHTPHGTVETPVFMPVGTQATVKTMSPEELKEMGSSIILSNTYHLFLRPGHEIVRDAGGLHRFMNWDGAVLTDSGGFQVFSLSSLRKITEEGVSFRSHLSGEPLFISPEKSIEIQNALGADIIMAFDECPPYPAEREYVKTSMDRTYRWLERCQKAHRRPEEQALFGIVQGGMYRDLREESVRQITSVDLPGYAIGGLSVGEPKDLMYEALEYTTPHLPVDKPRYLMGVGSPDALVEGVLRGIDMFDCVLPTRIARNGTTMTSQGRLVVRNAKYARDYSPLDPACDCYTCRNYSRAYLRHLIKAEETFGIRLTTYHNLYFLLRLMEQVRAAIREDRLLDFRRTFFRQYYGSDEGAPTRNF encoded by the coding sequence TTGGCGATTCGATATGAGTTGTTGAAAACCTGCAAGCAATCCGGAGCTCGTCTCGGGCGTTTACATACTCCCCACGGCACTGTGGAGACCCCTGTTTTTATGCCGGTGGGTACACAGGCCACGGTGAAGACGATGAGTCCAGAAGAGTTAAAAGAGATGGGCAGCAGTATCATTTTGAGTAACACTTACCACCTGTTTCTGAGACCGGGTCATGAGATCGTCAGGGATGCCGGGGGATTGCATCGGTTTATGAACTGGGACGGGGCTGTTCTGACAGACAGTGGCGGATTTCAGGTATTCAGCTTGAGTAGTCTCAGAAAAATTACGGAAGAAGGAGTCTCATTCCGCTCCCACTTAAGTGGTGAGCCCCTGTTTATCAGCCCGGAAAAGTCCATCGAGATTCAAAATGCATTGGGCGCTGATATCATCATGGCCTTTGATGAATGCCCTCCTTATCCGGCAGAGCGGGAGTATGTCAAAACCTCGATGGATCGAACCTATCGCTGGTTGGAACGCTGTCAAAAAGCTCACCGAAGACCTGAAGAACAGGCTTTGTTTGGAATTGTCCAGGGAGGAATGTATCGGGACTTGCGAGAAGAGAGTGTTCGCCAGATTACGTCTGTCGATTTGCCTGGGTATGCCATTGGGGGACTCAGTGTTGGGGAACCGAAGGATCTGATGTATGAGGCATTGGAGTATACGACTCCTCATCTGCCGGTGGATAAACCCCGTTACTTGATGGGAGTGGGTTCTCCAGATGCATTGGTGGAAGGGGTTCTGCGGGGAATTGATATGTTTGATTGCGTTTTGCCCACCCGGATTGCCCGAAACGGTACAACCATGACCAGTCAAGGACGACTGGTGGTACGAAACGCCAAATATGCCAGGGATTATTCGCCATTGGATCCAGCATGTGACTGCTACACTTGTCGCAATTATTCCCGTGCCTATTTGCGACATTTGATCAAAGCGGAGGAGACCTTTGGTATTCGTCTGACTACATACCATAATCTTTATTTCTTACTCCGGTTGATGGAACAAGTGCGTGCCGCAATCCGGGAAGACCGTTTATTGGACTTCCGCCGGACATTTTTCCGTCAGTATTATGGATCTGATGAAGGTGCACCAACCCGTAACTTTTAA
- a CDS encoding MFS transporter, with protein sequence MGKEIFIFKNSLKLHPIVYTILVGTIFVTIAKSMSVPFLAIYLSQKTELSLSLIGAIIGLGPLASTIGGFIGGTLSDWQKKSNDLFTVCIVFGFRWL encoded by the coding sequence ATGGGAAAGGAAATTTTTATATTTAAAAACTCCTTGAAATTGCACCCGATTGTATACACCATTTTGGTTGGAACTATTTTTGTTACCATAGCTAAATCGATGAGTGTTCCTTTTTTGGCAATTTATTTATCACAAAAGACTGAATTGAGTTTAAGTTTAATCGGTGCCATTATTGGTCTGGGGCCTTTAGCGAGTACGATTGGCGGATTCATAGGTGGAACACTGTCAGATTGGCAGAAGAAGAGTAATGATCTTTTCACTGTTTGCATTGTCTTTGGTTTTCGTTGGTTATAA
- the yajC gene encoding preprotein translocase subunit YajC — MQNLVQFLPLILIFAVFYFLLIRPQQKRQKERNAMLSSVKKGDKIITIGGLHGTITDLTDDRVTLKVNDTTRLIFERSAINSVVNSEEEESDDKKSGE, encoded by the coding sequence ATGCAAAATTTAGTGCAGTTTCTCCCGTTGATTCTGATCTTTGCCGTTTTCTACTTTCTATTGATCCGTCCCCAGCAAAAGCGTCAAAAAGAGCGGAATGCGATGTTGTCATCTGTGAAAAAAGGTGATAAGATCATCACAATCGGAGGTCTCCACGGTACCATTACAGATTTGACCGATGACCGGGTTACCTTGAAGGTAAACGATACCACCCGCTTGATATTTGAACGATCAGCGATAAATTCAGTGGTGAACTCCGAAGAGGAAGAAAGTGACGATAAAAAATCAGGAGAGTAA
- the ruvB gene encoding Holliday junction branch migration DNA helicase RuvB: MDERIISSQMAMEDETVEYSLRPRYLSEYIGQSRVKENLKVYIEAAKMRQETLDHVLLYGPPGLGKTTLSHIIANELGVAVRTTSGPAIERPGDLAAILTNLQQGDLLFIDEIHRLNRSVEEVLYPAMEDFALDIVIGKGPSARSVRLDLPPFTLVGATTRAGSLSSPLRDRFGVMSRLEYYTEEELTFIVQRAADLLKVPVREEGAHEIARRARGTPRVANRLLKRVRDFVQVQGDGMITSETARDALDRIQVDKLGLDQVDHKLLQSIMGHFRGGPVGLDTLAATIGEESHTVEDVYEPYLLQIGFLQRTPRGRIVTPSCYQYFGVEIPQ, translated from the coding sequence ATGGATGAGCGGATTATCTCTTCCCAGATGGCGATGGAGGATGAAACAGTCGAGTACAGCCTGCGCCCTCGATACTTAAGTGAATATATCGGCCAGAGCCGTGTGAAAGAGAATCTGAAGGTATACATAGAAGCTGCAAAAATGCGCCAGGAAACACTGGATCACGTTTTGTTGTACGGTCCGCCGGGGCTTGGAAAAACCACCTTATCCCATATTATTGCCAATGAGTTGGGTGTGGCGGTTCGTACTACTTCCGGCCCTGCCATTGAACGACCTGGGGATCTGGCTGCCATTTTGACCAATCTGCAGCAGGGAGACCTTCTGTTTATCGATGAGATTCATCGCTTAAACCGGAGTGTGGAAGAAGTACTTTATCCGGCGATGGAGGATTTTGCCCTTGATATTGTGATTGGGAAGGGGCCCAGTGCTCGTTCGGTCCGTCTGGATTTACCGCCTTTCACTTTGGTGGGAGCCACGACCCGTGCCGGTTCTCTTTCTTCTCCGCTACGGGACCGATTTGGTGTCATGAGTCGCCTGGAGTATTATACAGAAGAGGAGCTTACTTTTATTGTCCAGCGGGCGGCTGATTTATTGAAGGTTCCTGTCCGGGAGGAAGGAGCCCATGAGATTGCCCGTAGAGCCAGGGGAACACCACGGGTAGCCAACCGGTTGTTAAAGCGGGTCCGGGATTTTGTACAAGTACAGGGTGACGGGATGATCACTTCTGAAACGGCTCGGGATGCATTAGACCGGATTCAAGTGGACAAACTGGGACTGGATCAAGTGGATCATAAATTGTTGCAATCCATTATGGGGCATTTCAGGGGTGGACCTGTGGGACTGGATACCCTCGCCGCCACCATTGGAGAAGAATCACATACCGTGGAAGATGTGTACGAGCCATACTTATTGCAAATCGGATTTTTGCAGCGGACACCACGGGGCCGGATTGTAACACCAAGTTGTTATCAATATTTCGGGGTGGAAATACCACAATGA
- a CDS encoding DUF2905 domain-containing protein, protein MNQIPKLLITVGAVLVVVGLIWQVGGRYFNLGRLPGDIVIEKENVKFYFPIVTCIVISIVLSLVMYLIRLFR, encoded by the coding sequence ATGAATCAGATACCAAAATTGCTGATTACAGTTGGAGCTGTCTTAGTGGTGGTAGGTTTGATTTGGCAGGTTGGAGGCCGCTATTTCAATTTGGGGAGACTGCCAGGAGACATCGTCATCGAAAAGGAAAACGTCAAGTTTTACTTTCCGATTGTGACATGTATTGTGATCAGCATTGTCCTTTCATTGGTTATGTATCTGATTCGCCTGTTCCGGTAA
- the ruvC gene encoding crossover junction endodeoxyribonuclease RuvC codes for MRIMGIDPGIAIVGYGVIDQRGHQIKPVDYGSIQTPAKTATSTRLKQIYDASKLLLKRFHPDVVAIEKLFFNRNVTTAFTVAQARGVVILAAEEAGAAITEYTPLQVKMATVGYGQAEKKQVQEMVRMLLNLPQIPKPDDVADALGVAICQAHSATLTARLNPGGRMR; via the coding sequence GTGAGGATTATGGGGATTGATCCGGGAATTGCGATTGTCGGCTATGGTGTTATTGATCAAAGGGGACACCAAATCAAACCCGTGGATTATGGAAGCATTCAAACCCCTGCCAAGACGGCGACGTCTACCCGTCTCAAACAGATTTATGATGCCAGCAAGTTGCTGCTCAAGCGTTTCCATCCCGATGTGGTCGCAATTGAGAAGCTGTTTTTCAATCGAAATGTAACAACGGCTTTTACTGTGGCACAGGCCAGGGGTGTGGTGATTCTTGCTGCGGAGGAGGCGGGAGCCGCCATTACGGAATATACGCCGCTACAGGTAAAAATGGCCACTGTGGGCTATGGCCAGGCGGAGAAAAAGCAGGTCCAGGAAATGGTTCGTATGCTTCTGAACCTGCCGCAAATTCCGAAACCGGATGATGTGGCGGATGCACTGGGTGTGGCTATTTGTCAGGCCCACTCTGCCACCTTGACGGCACGGTTGAATCCAGGAGGTCGAATGCGTTGA
- the tenA gene encoding thiaminase II, translating into MTESRLSQQLREEADAFWEGSFRHPFIQEVAKGTLPLDTFAFYVTQDAYYLSVFAQVQALAGAKAGTFSETKRWAEHVQKTYEVEAELHERFFKRLNLKKEDVFRPAPTAFAYTRHLLTVGYTGGVIEIIAAMLPCYWLYSEIGKRLADSKPGVDVYQDWIKAYGLSEFEKLVQEQITALDSLAETSSRETIQRVRNHFLISSRYEYMFWEMAYRKETWPLPISTN; encoded by the coding sequence ATGACAGAAAGTAGATTGAGCCAGCAATTGCGGGAAGAAGCAGATGCCTTTTGGGAAGGGAGTTTTCGGCATCCTTTTATCCAGGAAGTGGCGAAAGGAACTCTCCCTTTGGATACCTTCGCTTTTTATGTGACCCAGGATGCCTATTATCTCTCCGTCTTTGCTCAAGTACAGGCTTTGGCAGGGGCCAAGGCAGGTACATTCTCCGAGACGAAGCGATGGGCCGAGCATGTTCAAAAAACGTATGAAGTGGAAGCGGAGTTGCATGAACGATTTTTCAAGAGATTGAATCTTAAGAAAGAGGATGTTTTTCGACCTGCACCCACAGCTTTTGCCTATACCCGTCATCTCCTGACAGTGGGTTATACAGGAGGTGTCATTGAGATTATTGCTGCTATGCTCCCTTGTTACTGGTTATATAGTGAAATCGGAAAACGTTTGGCGGATTCCAAACCCGGAGTTGACGTCTATCAAGACTGGATCAAGGCTTACGGTCTTTCGGAGTTTGAGAAATTGGTACAAGAACAGATTACGGCATTGGATTCCCTTGCCGAAACCTCTTCCAGGGAGACGATTCAACGGGTACGTAACCATTTTTTGATCAGTAGCCGTTATGAGTATATGTTCTGGGAAATGGCCTACCGTAAAGAAACTTGGCCTCTCCCGATCTCGACCAACTAA
- the ruvA gene encoding Holliday junction branch migration protein RuvA, with protein sequence MIDLIQGNLVYREMEYIVVQTGGIGYRIFCTDPFLWEEGSEVQVYTHQVVREDAQYLYGFRDMQVRDLFRLLLEVSGIGPKVALSITGAGSPVALVDAIQREDLRFLTKIPGIGKKTGQRIILDLKDKLEKKGWNRLIFDSELQGDSPVSEGNRTFSEVIDALKALGYNEEEAEDATRQAQEQFLSTEEPGLDEWIRRALQVSMKR encoded by the coding sequence TTGATTGATTTGATTCAAGGTAACCTTGTATACAGGGAAATGGAATATATCGTGGTTCAAACCGGGGGAATTGGGTACCGGATTTTTTGTACGGATCCATTTCTGTGGGAGGAAGGAAGCGAAGTACAAGTTTATACTCATCAAGTGGTACGTGAAGATGCCCAATACCTGTACGGCTTCCGGGATATGCAGGTTCGGGACCTCTTCCGGTTATTACTGGAAGTGTCGGGAATCGGCCCGAAGGTGGCTCTGTCCATTACCGGTGCAGGCTCTCCCGTGGCTTTGGTGGACGCGATCCAACGGGAGGATCTTCGATTTTTGACGAAAATCCCGGGAATCGGTAAGAAAACAGGGCAACGAATTATTTTAGACCTGAAGGATAAGTTGGAAAAGAAAGGCTGGAATCGACTGATTTTCGATTCAGAGTTACAAGGAGATTCTCCGGTATCTGAAGGAAACAGGACTTTTAGTGAGGTAATTGATGCCCTGAAAGCCCTGGGCTATAATGAAGAGGAGGCGGAAGACGCAACCCGTCAGGCACAGGAGCAGTTTTTATCCACGGAAGAACCTGGGTTGGACGAATGGATTCGCCGTGCGTTACAGGTTTCCATGAAAAGATAG
- a CDS encoding ABC transporter permease: MVAWIFGVIAGLLFLLSAWTAWGYPHLRRMAWRNLWVYKRTTLLTMTGAMVGTALITSTLLLHHSIDQSIRSYFDKHYGPITGLVKRESQAEIYEKDMTGIREEIEKNGFNSILPTVSYTTTLMKVNKEGKPLWVQPQTYLHGFDYQKGRSFDNSGMSQLLTEPDEGEIVLTKEVAGKLEVKPGEQVVALDHRNKPRSFTVSAVISGQGLTGYQGENGLATGMLSLSDIRHLRGIPEGAYTDVLAGSTGKSFFDGSGMVSVFMDPWIIKDPAFNMKNELEGYLKFFPLFYIASCIAVVIGVVLILNIFRMLTEERKREWGVLRATGLSRQDLSRLLRLEGLGYALGSSLIGCGMSIGLSILLFSRFSEELQRMAQAGSKQVIPFTFHMGIEPWISGLSVGVLLVYLCMSFIAFQTSRRSIVEVLNSDGEKGHYPFSQKHSYIRKGISFLAAVLIIGGLILTFTSPYQDWIKNEEMILHFILSFLLVIGMVVLLLVWMPTLFTWILKGFQAFPRVVSILKFSFRFPKMNRIRTGLLIFMFAMVLFLTSFSGVVSASIFEIYGSFDPRSATGGYDLTAQTSGILTTKELRSIIADSKDIPTKSVAVATAVLQQSGDMEQWYHLNGVDREFARSTSLKLKHRSNRYSSDRTAWKAVAGDPDMIIVDQMTWDSDQFRKYQIGDRIPISLGGKNVTKKVIGVVRYQADQYPYSTTRGVWIQQRELLSQGKDNLETMILLRLSEDGNREETVKGLEKAFNLQNIFSLHDPYLVRMVATSFIRMFFTLFEGFSALGAVIGISGLMVVMYRVILERRQTIGMLRAIGLSNGQIFWSLFLEGTMIAMTGMALGIGMGSYTGYLLVEAVGEGVVEAVFPFSKLVGYMAGGIAITMLFNWFPARQSLRYTPAEATRYIH, translated from the coding sequence ATGGTGGCTTGGATTTTCGGTGTAATTGCCGGACTGCTGTTTCTCCTTTCCGCATGGACAGCCTGGGGATATCCCCATCTTCGCCGGATGGCCTGGCGCAATCTATGGGTGTATAAACGAACCACACTGTTGACTATGACTGGAGCGATGGTGGGGACGGCTCTTATTACGTCTACCCTCTTGTTGCATCATTCCATTGATCAAAGTATCCGAAGCTATTTCGACAAACACTATGGACCGATAACGGGACTGGTGAAGAGAGAGAGTCAAGCGGAAATCTATGAAAAAGATATGACAGGGATCCGGGAAGAAATCGAGAAAAATGGATTCAATAGCATCTTGCCCACCGTTTCTTATACCACAACTTTGATGAAGGTAAATAAGGAAGGTAAACCGTTATGGGTTCAGCCTCAAACTTATCTGCATGGGTTTGATTATCAAAAAGGTCGTTCTTTTGATAATTCAGGGATGAGCCAACTATTAACAGAGCCAGATGAAGGTGAGATCGTTCTAACCAAAGAGGTCGCTGGAAAGTTGGAGGTAAAGCCGGGAGAACAAGTAGTGGCTCTGGATCATCGCAATAAACCTCGCAGTTTTACTGTGTCGGCTGTGATTTCCGGACAGGGACTAACCGGGTATCAGGGTGAAAATGGTTTGGCCACCGGGATGTTATCACTGTCAGATATCCGGCATCTTCGTGGCATTCCTGAAGGAGCTTATACGGATGTGCTGGCTGGTTCAACAGGGAAAAGTTTTTTTGATGGTTCCGGTATGGTGTCTGTATTCATGGACCCTTGGATCATAAAGGATCCCGCTTTTAATATGAAAAACGAACTGGAAGGATATTTAAAGTTTTTTCCCTTGTTCTACATAGCCAGTTGTATCGCTGTAGTAATCGGGGTAGTTTTGATCTTGAACATCTTTAGGATGTTGACAGAGGAAAGGAAGCGGGAATGGGGAGTATTGCGTGCCACCGGACTCAGTCGGCAGGATTTGTCTCGTTTGTTGCGGTTAGAAGGGTTGGGTTATGCTTTGGGATCCAGTCTAATCGGGTGTGGGATGAGCATCGGTTTATCCATTTTGCTGTTCTCCCGATTCTCCGAAGAGTTGCAACGAATGGCTCAGGCCGGAAGTAAACAAGTGATCCCCTTTACTTTTCATATGGGAATCGAACCGTGGATCAGCGGTTTGTCGGTGGGAGTATTATTGGTTTATCTATGCATGTCTTTTATTGCCTTTCAGACATCGAGACGCTCTATTGTTGAGGTTCTGAATTCCGATGGAGAAAAGGGTCACTATCCCTTCAGCCAAAAACATTCCTACATTCGAAAAGGAATCAGCTTTTTAGCGGCGGTCCTTATTATAGGAGGGTTGATTCTTACTTTTACTTCACCTTATCAGGACTGGATAAAAAACGAAGAGATGATACTTCACTTTATTTTAAGCTTTTTGTTAGTGATCGGGATGGTGGTTCTTCTCCTGGTATGGATGCCTACTCTGTTTACATGGATATTAAAGGGGTTCCAAGCATTTCCCCGTGTGGTCAGTATATTGAAATTTTCGTTTCGGTTTCCTAAAATGAATCGGATCCGGACAGGGCTTTTGATTTTTATGTTTGCGATGGTTCTTTTTTTGACCAGCTTTTCCGGGGTGGTAAGTGCGTCCATTTTTGAGATTTACGGCAGTTTTGATCCTCGTTCGGCGACAGGGGGTTATGATTTAACGGCACAAACATCTGGAATTTTGACCACTAAAGAATTAAGAAGCATAATCGCAGATTCCAAGGATATTCCGACAAAGTCTGTTGCAGTGGCAACAGCGGTTTTACAACAGTCAGGAGATATGGAGCAATGGTATCATTTGAACGGAGTGGACCGGGAGTTTGCTCGATCCACTTCCCTGAAGTTGAAACATCGCAGTAATCGCTACTCCTCAGACCGAACAGCCTGGAAGGCAGTTGCAGGGGATCCTGACATGATAATTGTCGATCAGATGACGTGGGATTCCGATCAGTTTCGAAAATATCAGATAGGGGATCGAATCCCGATTTCCCTGGGAGGAAAGAATGTCACTAAAAAAGTGATCGGTGTAGTACGTTACCAAGCGGATCAATATCCTTATTCCACAACTCGGGGAGTATGGATTCAGCAAAGGGAGCTCCTAAGTCAGGGAAAGGACAACTTGGAAACCATGATTCTTCTCCGTTTGTCTGAGGACGGGAACCGTGAGGAAACAGTGAAAGGGTTGGAAAAAGCGTTTAATCTGCAAAATATTTTTTCCTTACATGATCCTTATCTGGTGAGGATGGTGGCCACTTCCTTTATACGTATGTTTTTCACATTGTTTGAAGGTTTCAGTGCTTTAGGTGCTGTCATCGGCATTTCCGGCCTGATGGTGGTGATGTATCGGGTGATTTTGGAGAGGCGTCAAACCATCGGCATGTTGAGAGCGATTGGTTTATCAAATGGACAGATTTTTTGGAGTCTCTTCCTGGAAGGGACGATGATCGCCATGACGGGAATGGCTTTAGGGATCGGAATGGGAAGTTATACTGGATATTTGCTGGTGGAAGCAGTTGGAGAGGGAGTCGTTGAGGCCGTATTTCCTTTTTCCAAATTAGTTGGGTACATGGCAGGGGGAATCGCAATCACTATGTTGTTCAACTGGTTTCCTGCTCGCCAGTCTCTCCGGTATACTCCGGCGGAAGCAACACGGTATATTCATTAA
- a CDS encoding ABC transporter ATP-binding protein, which yields MENVELPLLSMGVSTKEARQRATESLARVGLKERGEHLPWELSGGQQQRVAIARAIVNRPDILWMDEPTGALDRKTTEMILDLIEHLKCAEGISVVIVTHDPKVAERADRILYMDSGRLVQQRIPSQDINSFLCGEEER from the coding sequence GTGGAGAATGTAGAACTACCTCTTTTATCAATGGGTGTATCAACCAAAGAAGCCCGTCAAAGGGCAACTGAATCCCTTGCTCGGGTTGGCTTGAAAGAAAGAGGGGAGCACTTGCCTTGGGAATTGTCAGGTGGACAGCAACAACGGGTGGCCATAGCCCGGGCTATTGTGAACCGTCCCGATATTCTCTGGATGGATGAACCGACAGGCGCTTTGGATCGGAAAACAACAGAAATGATTCTGGATTTGATAGAGCATTTGAAATGTGCAGAAGGTATATCGGTTGTGATCGTTACTCATGATCCGAAAGTGGCGGAACGGGCTGACCGGATTTTATATATGGATTCGGGGCGTTTGGTTCAACAACGAATTCCCTCTCAGGATATCAACTCCTTCTTATGTGGGGAGGAGGAGAGATAA